TAGCAGTAATGGAACTAACTGTGCAGCAGAGGTTTTAAATAGGTGTACTGTCTTTCTAATGAAAGAACAATTTAATCCCTGGAAGCAGAGTCAGTGTATGGAAGTAAATGAGAAGTTAGTGAAGACCAGTACTTTACATTAATTagtgtacatttttaaaaggtcaGTTCCCAAAAGTATATCCCTATTGGTATCTAGCCATGAAGatagtttcagttttatttgcCCAGGTTGATGACTGTGGACAATTTTCAAGTCCTAAAATCTGTTCACAATGAGGTCTGGATTATTCAGACACTAATTCCGTTAAATTTAAAGTTACAGGCTGGAGAAGGGTAGCTTAGTTTGGACTGGAAACAGCCAGCCTGACTCTGTCCAAAGGGGAAAAATCTGCCTATTCGCTCCTCTAAAGCTCACGGATGACATGTTATAAATTGTAGTTGCTTATATTTCCTGTATTTCTTTAATATCTGTACAACAACTAACCTATAAAATGTCAAGTCATTTATTTTCCtgacctttggacagagccaggctagctgttttctgTCTCCAGGCCGTGGCTTCATATTTACATGAGAGTGCCCCTATGCAAGAAGGCAAAGTAGAGCATTTCCTCAAATTTTAAACTATCTTTTAAAGGAAATGGAATTTGTCAGTGCTGAGAGCACCATAAACTggaaaaataaaacccaaacttTGGCTATGtaccattttttatttacacacattataaaacTTCATCCAATGAACCAAATATGTGCAGTTTTGGGCCCAAACCTTAAAACATACTGTTTGCGTATTTCAAATATTTCTAACACTGATTAGATTTCACATAATTCACTGCTGACTTACCTCTCATGATATAAAGCTGCCCCCCTACGAAGTGTTTTATACAACAGAACAGACCATCTGTGGCACGCACCACGGCACACAAAGttggaaagaagaaagagaggaaacagTTTGAAGATACACACCAGAAGGTCAGCTTTCATGGGAACTCTGATAAGCAGCAATTGCTTCAGCATTATGGCTTTAATCACTTTcgttactaaaaaaaaaagctggtaCTGTTGCCAggaaacatttaaatgtaatgGTGCACAATTAGTTTTTGTTTCATGCTGCTGGCAGTCTTGCCCATCTGTTTTGCCGAAACAATTGCTTAGTCTGTCAGCACACGTTGGCGAAACAACATTACAAGGGAGAATTTCACTGAAAGGAAAATTGACATTGTTACTCAGCACCTCATTCAAAGCTGGCACAAAACCCAAGAATGAAATGATTTAACATGGAAGCTTTTGTACATACTGACGGGTTTATCAGACGCTGTGGTTTTGAAGTGGCTTCCCTGGATGACCTCAGCAGATAACTGTCCCGTGGCAGAGTTGTAGAGGAGACCCAGGAGGATCTCTGGCAAGGACGAGTCTTCAGTAGAGCGATAGGACAGAGCTCCTGCACTGCGAGACACGCTCACTACAGAGCCGCAACCCTGGCAAGatgaaacacaaagaaagaagagagaaagctTCAGCGGGATTTTTTACAGATTGTGCAAAGTCTTTGGTTTTTGGTTTTAGGCCATAACCAAAAAATAAGACATTCCAAGGTCATTCTTCATCTAGGAGAATCAGGTAACCAAATTACAtaaatctttttaaataaaaaacttttttgccACATTAGCAGCTTGGCTCTAGGGATGTCAGTCCACCATTTACGTTCAGACAGAAATATCTCAATACAAATGAGATGGATTGCCTTTAAAAATGTACAGAATTTTgtgttccccagaggatgaaccctaCTGATTTTGGTaatcctctgactttttctctagtgtcaccatgaggttgacgtgtggctttttttgtaaaatgcCTCGACAAACTACTGGATGGACTGCCATGAAATTTACAGATACTTATGTTCCCTCCaggatagtctcgcattgccagaccttcctccacattgGAATTATAAACTCTAGACAGtgagctagactatctgtccaatctaagttttctgttgcaggactaaaacaacatttgaacgtacacgttccaccaaaacaagttcctccccgaggctatttttcagcggcaccgtggcttaGTGCCACCcatgacgactgtgattggtttaaagaaatgccaataaaccagagcacgtttttctcccatcccggaatactgtggggactagccagaccctcctccgcaacgctgtgtaggaaggtctggcaatgcgagaccatTGTCAAACCAATATCTCAATGCTTCAGATTAAACTATGCACAGTGCAAGATAGAAATTCACAAAGTGTTCTCACTGTAAGTTCAGAGCCCTGCTCCAGGGTGACAGGTAGAGCGATCTTGCCCTGCAGGTTGAGCTTAGTCAGGTAGAACACCTTCTCTCCCAGGACCTTCTCCTTTTTCATCCGCCTGATGCTGTACAGGCGGAAGCGAACAGCGTAGTCCCCCAGGGCCTCCTGTTCCACCCTGGAAAACTTGAATGTTTCCGTGAAGACTGGACACGGACCCTTCTGCACGCCCGTCTTGGCCCGTTGCTTCTTGGTGGGCAGCAGGACCAGGTGGACCTGCCACGCAATGTTGCCCGTCTGTTTGAGAGCAGGGATGTCTGTCGCCGCGGTGACTGTGACGGCCAACCACTGCTCACCGGAGTCGTACTCGAAAGCGACGTCCAGCGTGCCGTATTTGGCAAATGGCTCTGGCTCATAGGCTGTAGGGAGCTGAGAACCAGAGCCGTCCtgagggaggaaagagagaatcAGAGGAGTAgtgaaggaagaaaaaaagctgaGTATAAAAGAGATGGGAATCTGAAGTGTTAGAGGGACCTTCATCCTCTTCCTGAATAGTATTCGGtaagttcatttatttatttactatttatgTCCGCAGCAGTCTTATATCAAATTGAATTTGAAATGCTTTGTGGTAttgaatgtgtgtttaaagCTTGTAGGTTTTTACCGATTTTCTCTAAGAAAAttaggaagaaaagaaaaatctgttAATAATATATATCTTAATAATTTCCGCCCAGATTTAATGACACCACGCATTCAaatattgttgtgtttttcctgctgcaaaaatatttgtttagcACTTGTGACAAGGACAGGTCAGGGAATGTTTTCAGCAATAAAAAGAGAGGTGAAAAAAGTGGAGAGTCGTGCTTCTGAATGCCCCTCAAGTTCCTTGATAAAACAATACATTATTAAGCTACAGAGCAAATGGTACTTTTAAAGTCACTGTAGAATCAGACGTTATctgttttttatgttaaaaaataatcacCCAATAAATTCCCAGATGTAGTAATGAAAAATTAACAAATATAATGATCCTTAGGAGTTCTACTTCTGGAATCTGAGTCAGACTTGGTATTAGatattcggtaacactttacttgaaggtatctacataagagtgacatgacactgtcatgacacatgaagcCTAACCCttaccataacttgtcatgacaaaaaccgaacgACACTtcctaaaagaagcgttatgtcataaacgtttttgacttgtttatgatgtttatgacacgttcattacagtgtcatgtcactcttatgtagataccttaatGTAAAGTGTAACCAGATATTCTGTAGGACCAGTGGAGACTGCATCAATGCTGGTACATTTGTTTTCCTCTTAAACAAGTTTAAGTATCTCACCTCTGGTCCCAGCACAGCGGTGCTGTCACTGGGAATGTCCTCCCCACAGCCCTTGTTGAGGTAGCTCTCAGTGTCCTGGTCCACACTGGCCTCACTGGAGCAGCGGGGGCTGTCGCAGTGCTGGGGGGACGACCCCCTCCGGACCCCTCGCTCCGAGCGGGAACGAGAGGACACGCGCGGTGCCGAGCCCTCGTCCTGGTACGGGGGAGGCTGGGGATCACTGAGGGAGGAATTCTTCTTTATTCTCTGGATGCTGCTGGCTGCTTTCACGAGGGTGACAGAGAGGGATACAGAGGGAGTAATGTAATACGAGAGGTGTGTTACTGGAGACATACTGTGCTCTGCGGAAATACTCATTATGTATACAACATTCACATACAGTCGCCCACAGAGTCATGTTAACCTCTTAAACTGTGCCGGACCCACAGGTGAGTCCATccttgtaaacaaacaaagaaagccTAGAGTTGATCAAACTCACaggattacattttaaattgttgtttCAAGAGGTCATTCCATGTAATGAATAACTATTTGACTCTGTGTAATCATCATGTAGGTTCAATGAAGTGTTGGAAAAAGGCACCTACAGAATAAGTTAACTGTGTATTGTTGTACAATGTAGTAATTTTAAATAcgattaaaggaatagttccaccttttgggaaatatgcttattcgcaCAACACTGCCCCATGATGTGGGAGCGGGaggtatcaatcttttcatctatCTCCCCTACAAAATCTTGAATAAGTGTATTTATCATAATGTCATTCAAAAAGCTTAGATAAAAACATTCAACTGAAACTCCCCAcatggaaaaaatatataaataagtaataatgaTATATTTTATCCATAGAGCACTTTACAAGATACTTAaagacgctttacacaagtaaaagaaaaagatccTAAATAACTAAAAACACACTGAAGGAACAAGGTAGCCCGGGACATTAAGTGCAGTTCTACAACTTTGAGTAACTTCTTGAACATGGCTTTAAAGTTACATGAGGGCTCAATAGAGACTCAATAGAACATCCTGCAGGAATATCATATAGAAATATTATAGGGACATACATTACCAGGAGGTTTAAGATGTAAAAATATCTAACTGATATTAATGTTGTCATTGTTTTAACTTTGGGTGCAACATCAATACAAGTTTGAAGTGTAGAAAGTGAAACTAAACAAACAGTGGTACTTTGTACACAGTAGTTAGACTGtagacttattattattattattaaatcatagTTTTTACATCTTAAAACTGAATGTTTACCTCTACATAGCTCCATAAAGCcacattttatgtatttaattgTAAGAATCTTTGTTGTTCTACAGTTgatctgtttttatattctttGTTATGGTATATTATTGCTGTAGTTGTATCAACACTTTACACTATCTTTTTAGGTTATGTGTTTTGTGATCCGTAActattttcttcatattttatcTAATTCATTATCAGTGTGTATTGTAACCTTTATGTTTTATGATCTACAGTGTATGTgttcttttaaataaagtttggcATAACTATGCACATTCTCACCCTGTTCGCTGGAGGCTTCGCTGCTGTAGCCTCCCTGATCAGTGGACTGTTTGCGTTTGTTTCTCCACGCAGAAGTTGGGTTCTGCTGGGCCACGGCCTCGGGCCCTTTGTCCTCCTCGCTGCCTGATAAAACTCCCTCTGGACAGAACACACGGAGACTCTTGTTCAAACATTACATTCATCACACAAACATAATATGGCAagtgtttaacccttgtgttgtcctccggtcaaatttgacccgttttcatagtttttcatgtcagaaatatgtgtttcttacaaccaaattgtccaaaaataactaaataataatAGCATGGATGTACATTGTATGGAAGCCATACAACATTCTTTTCAGCTAAAATTAAAGATATAGtccgtagtttctgtcgccccatgaagaattctaagtaatgacaacaacactgtcagcgcgtccacatgacacaagccttccgtgaccgcccccccccctccacgcagttgctagccAAAGATggcatggaggattaaaaaacatgatggactcttcagaaaagataactatcttcacttgagtttctgtgcgggaaagtcaccggacgccacaatcttctgaacatagccatactgagaaatacagagagagccttaattagctttgtagcaattcatttggcaacggcttgaataaATGGACattcaataatatcaaaaagttacatactaaagctttaatgatGACTTCCAtttaattttgggtgttttattcaatttcatagcaattaaaaaaaagaaaaagttttgaaacgtctcctgactaaactttgatgtgatgtgattccctcaacatcctctgggcatcctccttttttttttaaaaactcataataggtataatgtcatttaaatcaGGTTAATTGACCATGacttaaagaaaacattgaaaaaagtgacaaaaatgtttaataaagaataaaaaaagcgacaaaaacatcgggaaaagcgccaaaaaaaagtaaattttcaaGTTTGAGGGTTGAATAAATGACAAGAACCAAGATGCAGATGCAGAAACTGGCACACAGCACTCTCAAAAGGGGAATTTCAGGGCAAGGGTAAAATTTGAGGAGTTTGAAAaccagagaagaaaaagaagagaccCAGGCAGTCAAATGGAAGCAGCACGCCACGCCATCTAACCTTggtttcctttctttttcttcttgcttttcttccctttctccttctttttctcCACGTCTGAGGCTTCCTCGGATTTCTTCGAACCCTCcttttctcctttcctcttcttcttgtCTGACTTTGTCTTTTTCACTGTTGAGGAAGATCTAGAAAGCTCAGCCTCTTCCTcgtcatctccctctctctcaagGCTGTCTtccacctcttcctcttctgttagctttttctgttttgatAACCTGCTTTCAGTCTCAGGACCAGGTGACGAAGGAGGTTCGACGCAGTCATCATCGCCTCTTTGCTGAGCGGTGGAGTGGTCTCCGCCGCCGCTCGCCTTTCTGCCCTGTCCACTACTGGTGTCGGTTTTCTCTAAAGCATCAGCTTCCTCCTCTTGCTTTCCATCTGGGGATTCCTCGTTGTTCTTCTGTGCCTTGGCTTCTTTCTCCAGCtgcttttctctcctttcttttctcctttGCTCTTTCTTCTCCTGCAGCTCTAtctcctctttcttcctcttcttttcctCTGCTAACTCGGCTTCTGTCTTTTTAACTCGCCAGCATCCGTCCCTCCATTCCCACTCCTGCTGGCTCGGAGCGCACTCAGCCTCTTTAGTATCACCGGACTGGTTGGTCTTTGACGCCGCGCTGCTGGTCTTGCTTCCTCCTTCCTGTGCTGTGGAAGTCTGACCAGACTCCTGGCCACTGTTTTCCACATCTTCCTCATCTTGCACCTTGCTGATGATGGTGGTGACCTGCTCGGTCAGCTGGTCGCTGACTGCGTATGTGGCGTCGCTCACAGCGTTGGCCAGGTCGTCCACGCGGCTGGTGACTGTGTCCAAGAGTGAGGAAATGTTGACAGATGGAAGGTTCTGCTGGAAGCTCTTAAAGAAGGCCATCTCTCGGCCGGGGATCCCGTCACCACGCTGGCCGCTAGATTAGCTCATCAGAGGCTCTGACATGGACATGTGGGTGTTAGCAGGGTGCCGTGCCACCATCACAATGCGTGCTGAGATCAACACAGGCATACAAACCATATGGCGATTGTAAAGACTATGATAGATGTTTTGTATTGCAGTGTTTTCATATTCTCATGTTCAGACATTATAGTAGGGGTTTAGAAAGCAACCAAAATAACATGTAAATTCATTTATGAACTGGGATAGAAGCACtccaaaaacacaagaaaatgtaaaaactgtTGGCCTCAGTTTAGTCACAAGTTCAGCCTCTACCTAACGTTTAATACATTTCATTCTCATCCTTCATGTTTTTCCCCCAATACTaacttctcttttctctttatgTGTGTTGAGTACCTGGCTGGTTGTTCTCATAGCCACTGAGATGTGACAGATCGGCAGGACTCTCCACTGACAGCTTGTTGCTGAGGTAAAGAAAAAACAGAGCTATCAACGCCATGAAGGCTGCAATGGAAGACAGGACACCCAGAAGCTCAGgagagactgaggaggagaagaacagaaataaagagggagggaagaagagagacgggggaggaaaaggaaaggaaagacagacagaaaaagagaaaacaaaataattagACTAAGACAAACATAATACTGATTATAGATGTATGTAACAGTAAAATTTCCAAACCAAGTCTTTCGTTTTTAAGACAAAATggctataaataaaaaataaacacaaatggctgcaagctaaaaaaaaatgctattttgAACAAAATGCTTCTAAGGCTGTAAGCAACCCCACATTGATACCACAAATAGCTCTATTTGATGATACGCATCTTTGGTTGGAATCAAACTCCTCTAATGTTGCCTTGTCAGGGGAGTATTAgctattgtgattttaaacagtCTGTGGTTGTTCCACTGCAAAGGCAAACCAGATACAATCTACAGCAGCGTATGTAGGCCAACCATACTTCATGTTACCATGCAGCTCTGCACTGCTGATGTGCTATTTTTATGAGAGCCTCAAAGGGGCTGTGTCTAACTGATACGTACACTCGGTAAACCAGCCAAAACCGCACTGGGCCTGCACTTAATAGGctgcaacacagacacattgTAATAGATGAAAAAAAGGGGACACTAAAGCATGAATGGTATTTCTAATGACCAAATGTCTCAGTGGAAAGGGAGCATGTAAAATTAAGCACACTGCAAGCGGGCCTCTGTGATGTGCAATGTTTGGATCATAGGTTACTTGAGCCACATAATGCAGTCTTTTGATCCTATGGACATATTGAACGATGACTGACCAATGAGACACCAGTCTTAGTGGCGTTAATTGTATAATTGCATAATTGTTTTCAACTGGCTGTTAAACCCCTCCCCTGAGCAGCGATTGTCCAATTGTAGCTTAGCAACCGTTGGCAAGCTGTGGATTTCTCCACATGTTGGCGGTGAGTATGGTGCTGTAGAGCAATACTCATGCATTTAAAGAGTTTGGAGGGTGGtgtcttttttttgcctttccaAAAACCAAAACCACAAGAACAAAACTGTAGGATTAAAGCATGTGTTTCTTTGCTCTAACATGAGCTGGAAAAGTTAGCATGTCTGGCTAACTTACTACCCGCAATAGTAACCTACCTACGACTAGCACATTCATTGTGTCATATTCTCTCACTGTGTATTGGATGCTATCAGTGTTTAGGCTTGCTCTGTATTGGATTTGGGAAAGTTTACAGCAACCCTAGCCAATGTTTGTCCTCATCCGAAAATATATTTCTGTCTTGTAACATAAGCactcatttggagttgtgtttccgGCCACCCAACGAATGTAATTCCAATATTCATCATCCTTTAAGGTCTCTTTTGGCGTCCACCAGTCCTGAGAGAAATATCTGACTctgtagctgctaaatgctgcaatatgttcaccagctagtcgctaactttgtctgtctcctgtttggtgctgaggagttttgttgttgttgcctgcTGTGGCTGGAAACGACACTGATGAGAGCATTGGAACTGAACCACAACAATAAAGTTGCGGGcccaaaaaccaaaacaatgagctgaaagatgctaaaatgcttTGTAGAGCTGATTAACTGTAGAATCGGGTaataattctctgtggattcATCACTACGAGCGACCCCTTTACCATAAGGCcggctgcacactggctgcgtggcgtgagcgtgtcagctgcgtggcgtttgTCATGTttacaggttagagcttgcattctgcctgcgtgacacgcacgtctcaggcgcggctcaAGCCACTCCGAAAACAAAGAATCGACCGACGGCTATTTTTCATGCGACACGCAAGCgcgttggaagcgtttccagggaaaatagaatacgaaaagatgtttgacacaaatatatttaacaaatgaaattttgatgtttgaaagtctctaggttttgacagaAATGCAGATATGAatgcaacttaaaaaaataataataaataattattgattttcaaatattgcacctgtcaataccatacctgcaaactcagaagggctgaaaaaggtgacacatccctgctgtcaggtgtagtgttaactagcgtcccatgcggcgatgtttcagttgcctctaacgtccgttttcggagcatcagagagaagcgcaggcatttaagtg
This genomic window from Perca flavescens isolate YP-PL-M2 chromosome 18, PFLA_1.0, whole genome shotgun sequence contains:
- the syt14b gene encoding synaptotagmin-14b isoform X2, whose amino-acid sequence is MAIDGGGRNCGVHELICARRVSPELLGVLSSIAAFMALIALFFLYLSNKLSVESPADLSHLSGYENNQPEGVLSGSEEDKGPEAVAQQNPTSAWRNKRKQSTDQGGYSSEASSEQASSIQRIKKNSSLSDPQPPPYQDEGSAPRVSSRSRSERGVRRGSSPQHCDSPRCSSEASVDQDTESYLNKGCGEDIPSDSTAVLGPEDGSGSQLPTAYEPEPFAKYGTLDVAFEYDSGEQWLAVTVTAATDIPALKQTGNIAWQVHLVLLPTKKQRAKTGVQKGPCPVFTETFKFSRVEQEALGDYAVRFRLYSIRRMKKEKVLGEKVFYLTKLNLQGKIALPVTLEQGSELTGCGSVVSVSRSAGALSYRSTEDSSLPEILLGLLYNSATGQLSAEVIQGSHFKTTASDKPVNTYVKLTMLDSKGKEMSKCKTAVCRGQPNPTYKETFLFQVALFQLSEVSLVLSVFCRRSSMRPRERLGWVSLGLNSTGEEQQAHWTEMKEAEGQQVCHWHTLTDT
- the syt14b gene encoding synaptotagmin-14b isoform X1, yielding MAIDGGGRNCGVHELICARRVSPELLGVLSSIAAFMALIALFFLYLSNKLSVESPADLSHLSGYENNQPEGVLSGSEEDKGPEAVAQQNPTSAWRNKRKQSTDQGGYSSEASSEQASSIQRIKKNSSLSDPQPPPYQDEGSAPRVSSRSRSERGVRRGSSPQHCDSPRCSSEASVDQDTESYLNKGCGEDIPSDSTAVLGPEDGSGSQLPTAYEPEPFAKYGTLDVAFEYDSGEQWLAVTVTAATDIPALKQTGNIAWQVHLVLLPTKKQRAKTGVQKGPCPVFTETFKFSRVEQEALGDYAVRFRLYSIRRMKKEKVLGEKVFYLTKLNLQGKIALPVTLEQGSELTGCGSVVSVSRSAGALSYRSTEDSSLPEILLGLLYNSATGQLSAEVIQGSHFKTTASDKPVNGLFCCIKHFVGGQLYIMRDTYVKLTMLDSKGKEMSKCKTAVCRGQPNPTYKETFLFQVALFQLSEVSLVLSVFCRRSSMRPRERLGWVSLGLNSTGEEQQAHWTEMKEAEGQQVCHWHTLTDT